From the Hemicordylus capensis ecotype Gifberg chromosome 1, rHemCap1.1.pri, whole genome shotgun sequence genome, the window GTTACTTTAAAACCTCCAGAACTGGGTAAACCAGCTGCTTTTAGAAAGGGGTATACAGGGATATAGCATGACTCTTCTTTTTCCTATGTCTTAGGACTGCCAAGATGGCAAGAGCAAGACATATTCTAGAGAGTATATTCCTATTTTGAATAAACAGAAGAAAGTGTTTACAGTTGTCATAATGCTGTAGTGCATGATGTGACACCAGTTTGACCTGGTGCATTTTAACTtgaagcaaaaaaagaaaggggaaaaaagtggGGGAGTCTATTCTTGAAACAATTGTAGTTCTTTATTGCACTCATCATCAATGTTTGACTTGGACCAGAGAGAACTGTGTTGGAAACTCCCCTTGACCATTAACTTTATAGTGTGACTTGGGGCCAGTTATTACACTCTCAGCCTTACCAACTGCAGAGTTTTATTAGGAGAAATTGATACAACCCCTATGTATGCCACTTGGGCAACTTGGAGAAAGGATGGGATATAATACAGGTGTGGTACATCATTTAAAACTGACTGGTTCTCATTTGTGCCCACCTACACTAATCAACTTCAGTGTACTCCAGGCTGTGTGAATGTACATTCTCACTACCATCTCCATCTACCATCTGAGGAGTTTGGTGTTGCTTGTGAAAACTTGTGGGACAAAGAACCAGTAGACTTCAATTGTCACAGCCTTTTTGTGTCTTTTCTACTTTGTCTTAGCTATTTTATTCTCTTGCAAGATCCTTTTGTTGTCCTGATCATAGAGAACAATTCTATTGGCAGTTTAGTGTGGCAGGGGAAGGAGCAGGGAGCACTGATAATTCCTGATCATGTTTCTCATCGTTGAAGCTTCAGTGATGGGTCTTACTAAGACAACTCAttaggacagccctgctggatcaggcccaaggcccatctagtccagcatcctgtttcacccagtggcccacaagatgccgctggaagcctacaggcaggagttgacggcatgccctctctcctgctgttactcccctgcaactggaactcagaggcattaCTCCACTCTTAAGAACACTGACTATGAGACAGATGCAGGTGTTCTGTTGATTTTATGTAACATCTTAGTTCACAGGAAACAAACGAATCTCTCCAAGCCTAAACATATTAGAATCTGGCATCAGTGGGAAGGTTATTCCCATTGATGACAAATTAATGTGCTTAGGATTGTAGGTTCGTCCAGATGTTTAGGGAGTGGGGAAGAGCCTGATTTTCCTGGATTCTCCAGGAATATGTAACAAGTAGGAAAGAAggataatgtaaaataaaatacagctgcctacatccagactagttttgTGTTGGCATGATgctcttgtgctagcacaagaatGTAATGGAATGATGTTGTGCACTCAGTGGCTAGCTCTTAAACTAGCAAAAAAACATGGTGCATTGCACAACCTTGTGTGTGTCCTGGAGAAGGTCTTCTGGTAGCAGTTGTGCAATGTCATGGAGCACTGCAACTTCACACAGCCCCATAAACTTCTTAAGTGCATGCAGCTTCTCTTGTTGCGCGGATGCAACACTAGTTTTAGACAAGGTTTGAAAGCACGGAACTGTTGTCACTGCAACTAACTCCACAAGCTAGGGCCTTGGTATGTGTTGTAAATTATTAGCATTAACAGTaaaggtggtggttgtttttttaaattatctgaGCCAAAAATCAGAGAACAGTGCATCTAACTATACAGATGCACAAAGAACAAGTTAACTGGAGTATTTTAATGATGAATAAATATTTGTGGCAGATTTCTTAGCACACCACGTCTCTTGCTTGTTGATTAAGTGTCTTGTCTATTTTCACTCCAGGGTTACACCATTCCATTAGACAAGCGTCTGGCTGCAGATGGCAGAGGACTGCAGACTGTTCACATTAATGAAAACTTTGCCAAGTTGGCCGAGGCTCTCTACATTGCTGACAGAAAGGTCAgggcattattttttaaaaattattattattcgtTGTGCATCTTTCTGGTTACTTATTTCCATTGAAAAAATCTGAGCAGCATAACAACTTCAGCTGCTTGGGAACAGACCTTTGTGACATAGTATAGACGCTACACCTTTCTAGCTTTTTGTCTGGCCAAAGACATCTGAGTGCTTTGGATTCTGGGTTACATATGTGGGTTTATATTACCATTCGAAGCATGCGGCTCTGTTTTGATAGAAAGCTTCAGGATTTTTGCTACAGTCCTTGATAGTCTGCCTTTGCTCTGAATCTTGTGCAGGCTCGTGAGGCTGTAGAGATGAGAGCCCAGGTGGAGCGGAAGATggcccaaaaagaaaaagagaaacatGAGGAGAAACTCAGGGAAATGGCACAAAAGGCCAGAGAGCGAAGAGCTGGGATCAAAACTCACATGGAGAAAGGTAATGTGCTCCCTTCATGCTGCCTTTATAAAAGATTCCAAAGGCGTGTTTGCTCTTGAGTTTAAGCAATTGAGTGCTGTTTGGGGAAGGCTGCTATGAGTCTGCAGTAGCTGGGAACTGCTTTAGTCAGCCAGTCTCTCTGCTGAAAAACTGCATTTTTTCCATGCTTGGTGCTCCTCGGACAAAGAGCATGTAGCCTGGTTCTATGGACATTTATTTAGGAGTTCCAGGTAAAGTTCACTGgtgcttattcccaagtaagtgtgcataagattgcagcatCAGGCCCTTTTTTTAATGGCACATAACCTTAAGTGAAATTCTCTATTTTATCTAAACTTGGCTGTGCCAGAAAAACCATTTAATACTTCCGGTACTAGTGCAGAAGCATCAGATCCTAAATCCTGAGTCCAGTTGCTGCAGTGATATTTATTGTGAAATAACCCACATAGATTATGATTGATACATTTTGACTCTCAAACGTTACAGAGGATGGAGAAGCTAGAGAACGAGATGAAATCAGACATGACAGGCGAAAAGAGAGACAACATGACCGGAATCTTTCTAGAGCAGCTCCAGACAAAAGGTACAAGAAACTAATGTTTCTAGAACAAACCAATGGGGATGGGGGCAACTATGACAGGAAGCCCAGTAATGTTTGGTCAAAATTCCAAATGCAGATCACCGTGCCTATTCAGAACAAGAAAGTTAGAAGTTCAGCTAACCTTTTTCACTGTGAGAATTCAAGAGTTTCAGCATGCTAATTAATGGTTGATCTTATTGTAGCCTAACAACATGCAATATCGTTAACCCTGACTTAGATCAAAGTTGCAAAGGAATGAGAACAGAGACATTAGTGAAGTCATTGCCTTGGGTGTTCCCAACCCTCGAACATCCAATGAAGTTCAATATGACCAGAGGCTCTTCAACCAGCATAAGGTAAGCAGTTCTTTCCATGTATCTGGAGGCATGATGAAGCAGAAAATTTGTAGCAACTTGTTAGCATACTTTCCTTAATGCTTCTGCCTAACTTTATTTGCTGTTGATTGTTAACTGCTCAGAGGTCTTGGAGCCAAAGAAGGAAAGtataaacacttaaaaaaaataatgtagaTAATACGGAGTTCACCTTAAGTTTTAAGGTGCTTAGGATCTTGGGAACCCTAAATGTTCTTCTAATTCTCCCAATAGTAGTATTCAACCCTAAATGTATGGTGGTTTTGGCAACAGCTGCTGAAATCCTTGCCTATAATCGCTGCTAAATATTTATGGCATTGGATGATAAAAATAAAGACTCATGAACATTTCACCACTGTGTGCAGGGTTATCTTTGCTGCCAAAAGTATTGGGGAGATGAGACTTGGACGGTTTGGATACAATAGCCCAATTCAGCCCCCTGCTTCCACCAGATCCTTTTGGCAGTGAAGCTTCTACGCCCTGTGAGAAGAATCTGGTTGCCTGGTAGATCCAGGGAACCAACAGTCAAGAGAACCCTGAAGAGATATTCATCACATCCTGGGATGATCTCCTTGGGTATCACACATTTCAGGGTGGTCTGGGTCTGTCGAAAGAAGTGAAGTGTTTGCTTCCTTTCAGCCACCATCCTAAACACATGGCACTCACAGCGCCTGTCAGTTCTCCCAATAGTTGGGGCTATTTAGTGTACGAACTTTACAGATGGGCTACCTTGAATAATTTCATGGTGGAAAAGCAGCTTGTAAATTCTCCAGTGGCTGAGAGAAAAGGGAGGCTGCGAGTTGTTCAAACTCTACTATTTCTCTGCAAGGGAATGCTGGCCAGAGACCCTCACCAACACGACagatatttctataccatttttcaacacaagttcccaaagcggtttatatagagaactaaaaataaataaagatggaaccctgtccccaaagggttcacaatctaaaaagaaacacaagacagacaccagcaacagccactggagggacgctgtgctggggccgaatagggccagttgctctccccctgcttaataaagagaatcaccacttttaaaaggtgcctttttgctcagttagcagggaaatccATCAGTTCCATCCATCAGCAGAACCCATCAGTTTTCTGTCCCATGGCATGTAACCTAATACACTAGCAAACTGCCCCCATTGTGAGGGACAATGGATAGGAAGGGCTCACATACTGCAAGAACTGAGTGTTGGGGTATGTAGCAGGATAGGCAGAAAAGTTTATTGCAGCAGTCCTGCATGGTTGATATCAGTGAGGACAAATATGCACTCACTGCAAAAGTGCAGCACTTTCACTTATGTTTGGAAAATGAAGGTGTGCGCTCAAAGCCACCACTGCAATTCAGACCTAGTCTATTACTTGTGCCTAGCATTGAGAATCAAGCCATACTTGTATCCTGCAGTTTTGTTTTATGCTCATGCTAGTGAGAGATTGCTAGGAACTGGCTTTGAGATAATTGTGGCTGCCCAACAATAACATGCTGATCCATGGACTTCATGTTGTATGGGATACTTCTGAACTCCCAGCAAAAGCAAATACTACTCTTTCTAAATAACCATTGTTACCTAATGCAGTTAGGATAGGCTTACAGCAGAGAAGTACTGAGAATTATTAGCATCCAGTTAATGCAGACCATTTTGTGTTACTCTAGGGCATGGACAGTGGTTTTGCTGGAGGAGAAGACGAAATTTACAATGTGTATGACCAACCCTGGAGAAGTGGTAAAGACATGGCCCAGAACATCTACAGACCCAGTAAAAATGTGAATAAGGACATGTATGGTGATGATTTAGAAGCACAAATAAAAACTACAAATAGGTATGGAAGCAAATGTGAGACATCTGAAGCCCaagctattttttattttattttttgcaactgGAACACTAGATTTACTGTTTGCTTCCTGTCTGTCATAGGTTTGTGCCTGACAAGGAATTTTCTGGCTCAGATCGCAGACAAAGAGGTCGAGAaggaccagttcagtttgaggagGATCCTTTTGGTCTAGACAAGTTCTTGGAGGAAGCCAAACAGCACGGGGGCTCAAAAAGGCCATCTGATAGCAGCCGCCCTAAAGAACATGAGCATGAAGGCAAGAAAAGGAGGAAAGAATAAAGAACTGCTTTCTCTAGATAGCAAGACTGAATTCAGTACTTCAAGCATTTTAAAGACAGGCTCCAGGGGAATTGTCTTAACCAGTTGATAATCCCCAATGCAGTGGATATAAAGCACCATGAGCTCAATAGGACACCTTACCCAAGGAACAGAGGGAAGGCAAAATTGGACCACTGAGTTGTGTTCTGTATTCTGGATTCTAGCTATGCCCTTCCCATTTGTTTCCACACAAGTGAAGCACTAGACTATTGTCTTGTATCAGGAACTATATTCTGGCCCTATCTTGAGTTCTACTTAGTTAAAGCTGTTTATTCTATCTGAAATTTCCCTTGTACATAGTTTTCCCTGCTTCTGCTGTAATGTACTTGCAAGAGGGAAGGGTATTGTGATTCACTGTTGCTCTGCTGTGACTGTCATTTTGAGCTTAGAGAAACAGCTGGATTCATTTAACTGAGATGAATACATATCCATAAGTTTATTTTAGTTTCTTTACATGGCAGTGAAATAAAGTCTCTTTCCTTTAATTAGTGTCAGCAATTCTTCTGCCTGAATATTGGCCTGGAAAAAcactttttttctggtgctgaACGTCAAGCTGAAAGATAAAGACAAAACTGCTAGTAAGACAGCAAGGAAACACAAGCTTAATATACATTGATTTCTATGCTTACAGGGAAATATTCATTATGGAGATGTTCTACATAAGCTAAGCACATGAAAGTGTAGTGTTGGCTAGGCTATATTATGTTACTGTGACAATAAGTATAAGCTTCACCATAACTGGAGGAGCCTCCATAAGCACTTCCTCAACCGGACTCCATTGTGTTCTTTGGAGTATATGTAACGTACTAAGATTGCAGTTTGCCTTACCACTACAACTGGATATCACTGCAATGGTGGCAGTGTTCAGGATTTGTGTTCAAGAAGTCAAGGAATAATAGAATGCCACTGGAAACATTCACCTGCTTGACAGGGTGGGTAGGTATTACACTGAATATTCACTATTTCTGCAAGCATCCTGAATCAAGGTTGGTTTCAATTTTGAAAGTTATTTTTTCAACCAAAAAATACCTAAATTTCCTTATGCACAGTTTAAGAAATTAAGCTGAACTACATAATCCAGCACCTGAGTCCTGCAGAAGGTGACTTATTGTTGCTATATTTATAAACTTATGAAAAACAAATGGAGGGGGAGAATTATTCTAGGCTCTCTCCCCCAGGAGAAAAGGGCTGAATTGTGCATATTCCCTCCACTACTTTGAAAATGTGTGTTCTGCCTGCTGCCattacacaaaacattttgtgaagCATAGCCTTGTACAAGGATTAAGGTGTTTCTGAACTACTTTCAGTTATAAGTTCCAATAAATAACTGAATGTAAAAGTTGTTATAGCCCTTCTGCCAGAGAATTCAGGGCACAGCACATACCTCACTCTTCATCTTCACAACTCTATAAGGTATATTATACAGAGAGAGACTGAGTAAAGGTTTGCCAGTTCTCTGGGGAAGGGGCTCAAAATGGGTTTGAATCCCATTCTCAGTCCAGAATTCTAACCACTGCATCCCAATGGCTACTGATATTTTCAACTGCAGCCGAGGGAGGGAGGACAACAGGGCaagattccctccccctctcacaaTCCTCCATTGCTGCAAGCGTCAAGCCTTTTTCCTACTCCCCATGACAGAAACACAAAATTGGGGTGGCATTAGCCAGCTCAGGAGCTACTGGTAGTTTCCAAGCTTATCTGCAGTAGCTCTCTAGGCTTCTCCCTCTCAGCCAATACTACAAGTTGATTGGCTGGCTTCAGGTCACAcaatttttaatctctctcttcaGGTGCTCAGAGTTGTTCACATTTGTCTATTTCTTCCCCCTACCCACCCAAGCAGACAATTTTGCAGCAAAGCTCTCCTAGAATTCACGTTCTGATATTAAAATCCTTATTCCATAAATATAAATGTTCATACAAGCTACTATTTTGTGACTTGGCCCCAAGCTGCTATTTCATGCCGGTAGCTCCCAAGGCTCTAGCAAAACAAAGTTCCTGGAAGCCTTAAGCCTGCCCACCCTTAACCTAAGTTTTTGATGTTAACACACGCCTTGCATCATTTATTAAGATAATTGTGACACTTTCTTACACATTGTGAAATATATAAAGCTAGCcgacccgcgcagagcatctgtgcgctctttggggctggctgttctcccctcccgccccactctcttgccctccctcccccgtccaacttgcctctgtggccaggcagggcctgccacttgcctcctgggtgcgcctcagccaatcaggcacttccgccgcccagccaatcagctgggcactgggatgcacattctaaggcacacccaggagaattaataatatagatataacAAACATACTAACCACAGTCATAGTTTGCACATTTCCATTTTAGTGCGCAGCTTAAGATTGTTATTTCAAAAGGAAAAGACAGGTATCTATGGTTGCACAAGCCTCTTACCTTAACTCCTTCCAGGATGTGAGTGTTTTTCTGCAAAGCATTCTTGAAGCCTTCTTCAGTAGAAAATCCAACCCAGCAAAAACTTTTGTGGAATCCTGTTTCTTTATTCTAATCATTCAAGACATATTGATACAAAAATTCAGACTTCCAGACAATATAATTTTTTTCCAGTAGCTAACTACTGCTTAAATGTAACCTAAACACTGTTTACTTCTATACCCTTCTTACAATAAGCTAATACTGTATGAGGGGCATGAATAGGCAACATTTAGATATTCACAATATCAGTTGCACAGGTTATAACTGCAATTTATACTCCACCTGTTTGTAATGGGCTTCAAAAAGTACTAGATAGAATGTCAGTAGTTAGAGCGATTTCTGTTATGAATCAGCTTTACCGAAGACCTAATTCATTCAAATCCCTTCCATAGGTTATGTAAGCTTTATAGCCCTGTTCAGCAACTTTCTCTAAAAGGCCACTTTGAAAGTAGTGTGAGGAACACCACTTCAACCAGTGCCACCCAAAGAAGCCTGCTGACAAGTTCACTTGCTAAAGTTGCCAATTCTTCCATTCCAACGCAGTTTCATTCCACATTAAAAATGCTGTCTGGCCTCCCAGATCCTAAGGGGCTTCATTTGGCCCAGGGCTTTCAATTACTGATCCCTAATTTACAGTTTAAGATACACCACCttagagaggacagctggtcttgtgctggcaagcatgacttctccccttagctaagtaggctGCATAAGAATGGGAAACTTaatgtgtgaacactataagatattccccttaggggatggagccactttgggaagagcagaaggttccaagttccctccccggcatctccaatataggacaagatttattatttttaataggacaagatttattttttttaataggacaagatttttttattgaaccaacaaactaccaaagcatacagtacgttgccaaagcacaattatatacaaagtggttgtttgtacatcatatatctacaaagatttacacacaagaatttggaaacacacaagttatgaagtatatgcaggtagtactgtaactcgggggtgggggattacaaggcacatcgggtaatcgggggggggggggttacgtccaacgtccatttccacaatttgtcccattgctgtttagaagagatactcttgtctttttgcacataaccatacaaacttttccagaagagatttactgtctcatctgcgtgaacctcttggtcgtgtcttccctccctattcctatacacgagcattgcataaatgacatacaggtttactaacctgattacgagaaggggaacgttccagttccctagtatgggggcacccgttccctcccgtttccttgaaggtttctttctgggacctcgaaaggaggttctatcgctcaaacccgaggttagttcttcccaagtctgtttttccaaatcaggccactctaacagcttgcttactccctgccacactcttttggctaccacacactcttttaagaaatgtgagtgggtttcccttaatgttttgcctagctcactagctttctgtttgcaggtgattttaggggctgagggagattcctgcctgcaaccttggagaagctgctgccactctgtgtagagctagatggacctatggtctgactcagtatatggcagcttcctatgttcctataatcatGGTTTTACAGCCAATACCGTAAACATGGGTTGTAATGGATCCCCTTTAGGTTTTAAGGCATATAGCTTATCTTCTCTCCTGAACAGAGCAGAAAGCTTTCTAGCCACTTCCTCCTCAAGTCTATATAGATAGAATTATTATTGTGCTAGAAACTTACTGGTTATATCACAATGAAGGACTGAAAATTcccagtggggagtgggggagagaaacacaGAAGGGCAGGGCACTggtcatttttgttttgttttgtttttgtttaccaGTTTCCCCCTTTACTAGGGTCAAAACTAAATTATGTATACGCTACGGGAAAAGGGGTACTTCTAAAGACATGTTATATTAAGCTGTTGATACCCAAGTACAATACAAACATGTATCTTTCACTGTAAGATTCAATCTTTCAAgtctattgatttcagtgagagttAAGCATGAACTTAGAATTTTTTGCAATGAAACCCAAAACCACTGTTcaaaaatgttggctcagtttatcagccagacaaaaactTTATTAATCAGATGGTTCCTTGAGCTATTTTATTTTGATAGGTTACTAGTCAGAattttttcacttgtcaggcatcattttcacTCAGCAGGAACAGGTAGAcgagtggatttcctgagccctgctccacagtgcttagctttggctggatcatgccccttGTGTCAAACAAAGGCACAGGTATAAATAAGTTACTGCTTTCCCTTTTAAATACACATGTGCAGGGAATGTTCAAAACTGTTTTGTATGCATTTTAAAGGGCAAAATGAAGTACCAGATGAAGCGTccatgtgtttttattcttgagATTGGTACCTGAATACTGATCTCCATGGAAAAGCAGTTCTTGAATACATATGGTAAATGTTGAAAGATTTGTAAATAAAATTTTTGCAAAATGCAGTGGAAAGAATTGAGAGACCAGAATCATTAATAATTTTTACCAAGTGTATACAAATACAATTCTGAAGGTGACAGCACAGGTGTGTTGCTCTGAATAGGAGTGtacacaaaaccacctggctcggttcaagctcaaactggaccTAAAAcagaccagtttggttttgctccccatcggttcggggtgggtgggtgggtgtattcttttttttttaagcttcctccaggaggcttctccaaggtggtggtggtggtggggttatgtaggtcccaccccctgccggccttcctttttgtaaaaatcacccagttcaggtgtCTTCGGCCCTTTTCCAGGCCTATTGCCCAACACGGCCACACAGGCTCCCACTGtgcaggcgcagcagcctccaaaatggccaacctGCCAGGGAATAGGTCTGGAAAAGGCAGAGGGTGCCCAAACCAgatgatttttacaaaaaggaaggttggcagggggagggggaaactccgcGGTCCCCCcagccactttggagaagccccctggaggaaataagttaaaaaagaaagcaaagcaaaaaattgtttttaaaaaaatgtttgatgAACCTctgaactgggtgtgtgtgtgtgtgttcccgtttgtttggtctggggtcaacccgaacagggggtggttcgccTTCataccaaaccagtttgatatcaaacctgtttgcacacccctagttctgaaTGTTGTTTAGACATATTATAAGATTCTTCAGATGCCTATTTTAGTAAGTTATGCAGTCAGACAGaacatttgcctttttcacttttCTGAGTCTTATGAATTTAATATGCAACTCAAACAGAACTACAATCCACTGCAGTGTGATACATACCGATAAATATATACCCCGAATTAAAAACATGAagaattgtagaactggaaaaggtgcagaagagggcaaccaagataatcaggggcctaaagcaccttccttatgaggcaagactacaacacctggggctttttaatttagaaaaaaagactgtggggagacatgattgaggtctataaaatcatgcatggtgtggagaaagtagacagagaaaaatttttctgcctctcatataatactagaaccaggggtcaccccatgaaattgccaggaaatttaggaccaacaaacggaagtactttttcacacaaagtataatcaacttgtggaattatctgccacaagatgtggtatcagccaacaacctggatggctttaagagggggtttagattaattcacggaggagaggtctatcaacgtctgctagtcggagggctatagaccagcctccaaggcaggatgcccctgagtaccagttgcaggggagtaacaggagggagggcatgccctcaactcctgcctgtaggcttccaggggcatctggtgggacactatgtgaaacaggatgctggactagatgggccttgggcctgattcaggagggctgttcttatgtgccttAAACAGGGATGAAATCTTTTTCTCCAGATGGGAAACACTAGTTTTATTtgggcaattaaaaacaaaagttttCTCTTTGGTAAAAGCCCCCTTAGTAAGTCACCATGCTAGCCCTGTTATATTTTAATAAATTGTGTTATAAAGTAATTGTCTGGTCTAAtgataagtttaaaaaaacaattacaaaGAAAAAACAGAACTTCAACCATAAGTCTATTCTAAAATAGGTACAATTAGACAGTTATAAAATCCTTTATGTGAGATTTCAATGGCCTATTGATTAGGTTTTTCTTAATAATCAAataccctcccccaccacaaaaaaTCAAATTTATTTGGTTTCTTAAGTCAATTAGTGGCAATTGTACTCACAAATGGCAGCGTACATCTCTTCACAGAGCCAAACTGAGCAAAATATTTTCTTATTTCAtctacaaaacaaataaaaaagagaAGGTGAAATACCATACTTCACTTTTCTGCCTGAAGTTTAAAAATGTTTGCTTACACAGGTCACATAACTGTTTCTTGGAAGAATTCTGCAGCCTGAGGAAAACAGAAGGTCCTCTAGTATACTTGCCCCTACCTAACATACCTTATTTCTACATACAACTCTCAGATGTACCTTTACGCATTGCTTGTCCCTTGAACCTAACCAAGAAACAGCTCTTCATTAAGAGATTAGGAACATACCCAGTGTGCTAGTGAATGCCTTCTAGATCTAATTTTAGTGATTgctatacaaatacaatgaatatttatataccacttttcaacaaaatttcccaaagtggtttacatagatataaataaataaaatggctccctgtcccttaggctcacagtctaaaaaagcaacataggatagacaccagcaacagtcactggaggcatgctgtgctggggatggatagggccaattgctctccccctgctaaattaagagtatcgccacttttaaaaggtgccttttttgtTCACGCAGCAGGGGACACAGCACACCAATAATTCTTCCCAAATGATTCAGCTGGTCAAGTCCTATAGCTAGGCTCATAATTTacaaaaatattcataaaaatacaCAAAGACTGAATGCACAAGGCGCATCAACCTGTGAAGTTAAGCAGATCCGAGTATGGTATGTGCCTGGATAGAAGACTGCTGGGGAATTTACGCaaccttcagttccatgggaGAAAGGATGGAAATAAACAGACTGCAGCTTac encodes:
- the SLIRP gene encoding SRA stem-loop-interacting RNA-binding protein, mitochondrial isoform X1, with translation MRRPPPPGRRCHSYRPRKAAPSAKGLRERLEAKDRPDEIRKYFAQFGSVKRCTLPFNKETGFHKSFCWVGFSTEEGFKNALQKNTHILEGVKLDVQHQKKSVFPGQYSGRRIADTN
- the SLIRP gene encoding SRA stem-loop-interacting RNA-binding protein, mitochondrial isoform X2 — protein: MAAVGPSRRVFEVFVARIPWTVSANEIRKYFAQFGSVKRCTLPFNKETGFHKSFCWVGFSTEEGFKNALQKNTHILEGVKLDVQHQKKSVFPGQYSGRRIADTN